In Desulfovibrio sp. ZJ209, one genomic interval encodes:
- a CDS encoding nitroreductase family protein has product MERPENTGRRAFLACTALGAACAVTAPGLALAAGEPEAKAGTPERPLDVLTALETRRSVRAYTPEPVSDKDLDTVLAAAQLAPSAANEQPWDFVVIRDPKTLAKVGDINPYASFAAKAPAAILVCLDTEKEDVPGMGILDVAMSAENLLLAAHGIGLGAVFTGIYPMVDRMEGFTKLLDMPENIIPVGLIVLGHPAIPGLRTAEDRVKPANVHWENWAGKRK; this is encoded by the coding sequence ATGGAACGACCTGAAAACACCGGCCGCCGGGCCTTTCTCGCCTGCACCGCCCTGGGCGCCGCCTGCGCCGTGACCGCGCCGGGGCTGGCCCTCGCCGCAGGTGAGCCGGAGGCCAAGGCCGGCACGCCCGAGCGCCCGCTGGACGTACTCACCGCCCTTGAGACCCGGCGCAGCGTGCGCGCATACACGCCCGAGCCCGTCTCGGACAAGGACCTCGACACCGTGCTCGCCGCGGCCCAGCTCGCGCCCAGCGCGGCCAACGAGCAGCCCTGGGACTTCGTGGTCATCCGCGACCCCAAGACGCTCGCGAAGGTGGGCGACATCAACCCCTATGCCAGCTTTGCCGCCAAGGCGCCGGCGGCCATCCTCGTCTGCCTGGATACGGAAAAGGAGGATGTCCCGGGCATGGGCATCCTCGATGTGGCCATGAGCGCCGAGAACCTCCTGCTCGCGGCGCACGGCATCGGCCTCGGCGCCGTGTTCACGGGCATCTATCCCATGGTGGACCGCATGGAAGGCTTCACGAAGCTGCTCGACATGCCCGAGAACATCATCCCCGTGGGGCTCATCGTGCTCGGGCACCCGGCCATCCCGGGGCTGCGCACCGCCGAAGACCGCGTGAAGCCAGCCAACGTGCACTGGGAGAACTGGGCGGGCAAGCGGAAGTAA
- a CDS encoding FUSC family protein, with the protein MNLDALAARNAPTACKGILLAVGMSGSVIFGVAIGSPAMSPFAAFGAMVGMQMSPRHGVAARVCGGLAGALFLLLAASLSEAVGAYPLLALLLLFILSWLAALPAKELAYLGFVAKFAATAVLLSFFDFTPSLAMGLYFCGGILLGLFLSLANMAFEQEDQKRPLEQLRALLHGDINNPWLSLTIPITVVISSLIAENLAYSNPAWVGLTVIFVANSEDSLELKRIFDRVAGTIAGTGLAYLLLGAIHAPLQLALVVGVLAFFIPFALKHYGIFSLLITGIVLVLIDISMLGHGGDMRLLLWRCLDTILGCVCVLAANLILKVIYWRKKRAGPKAGAPATPHSD; encoded by the coding sequence ATGAATCTCGACGCCCTAGCCGCCAGGAATGCACCCACCGCCTGCAAGGGCATCCTGCTGGCCGTCGGCATGAGCGGCTCGGTGATTTTCGGCGTGGCCATCGGCTCACCGGCCATGTCACCCTTTGCCGCCTTCGGCGCCATGGTCGGCATGCAGATGTCCCCGCGCCACGGCGTCGCCGCGCGGGTGTGCGGCGGCCTCGCCGGCGCCCTCTTCCTGCTGCTCGCCGCATCGCTGAGCGAGGCCGTGGGCGCCTATCCCCTGCTGGCGCTCCTGCTCCTCTTCATCTTGAGCTGGCTCGCGGCGCTCCCCGCCAAGGAGCTCGCCTATCTCGGCTTCGTCGCCAAGTTCGCGGCCACTGCCGTCTTGCTGAGCTTTTTTGACTTCACCCCCTCCCTTGCCATGGGCCTGTATTTTTGCGGAGGCATCCTGCTCGGCCTCTTCCTGAGCCTTGCGAACATGGCCTTTGAGCAGGAAGACCAGAAGCGCCCCCTCGAACAGTTGCGGGCCCTCCTGCATGGGGACATCAATAACCCCTGGCTGAGCCTCACCATCCCGATAACGGTGGTCATCTCCTCGCTCATCGCCGAGAACCTTGCCTACTCGAATCCGGCCTGGGTGGGCCTGACGGTCATCTTTGTGGCCAATTCCGAGGATTCGCTGGAGCTGAAACGGATCTTCGACCGCGTGGCCGGCACCATCGCCGGCACCGGCCTCGCCTACCTGCTCCTGGGCGCCATCCACGCGCCGCTGCAACTGGCCCTCGTGGTGGGAGTGCTCGCGTTTTTCATACCTTTTGCGTTGAAGCACTACGGCATCTTCAGCCTGCTCATCACCGGCATCGTCCTCGTGCTCATCGACATATCCATGCTGGGGCACGGGGGCGACATGCGGCTCTTGCTGTGGCGATGCCTGGACACCATCCTCGGCTGTGTGTGCGTGCTCGCCGCCAACCTGATCCTCAAGGTCATTTACTGGCGCAAAAAACGCGCCGGCCCCAAGGCCGGGGCGCCCGCCACGCCGCACAGCGACTAG
- a CDS encoding sodium:alanine symporter family protein, which translates to MTALTQWVTDVNSFLWGTLFLIPLLCGTGLFYTLRLRFVQVRKFGLALRYLMGGASLFGRRADKKGMSSFQALATAIAAQVGTGNVAGTATAMVLGGPGALFWLWLAAFFGMATIFAEAVLAQVYKTTDSEGHVVGGPAWYITRGMGEKYRPLAVFFAIAIIVALGCIGNMVQSNTIAEAFNSALGVDRLVVGVIVAALAGLVFIGGLGRIASVTEKLVPTMAILYIAGGTYVLVSHAGAILPAFGLIFEAAFHPQAVLGGAVGISIREAMRYGVARGLFANEAGMGSTPHAHAVARVEHPCQQGLVAIFGVFTTFVIITFTALVILVSGVFAPGAGQATGIRLTQAAYAVDMGGFGGIFVAVCLFFFAFSTIVGWYFFGAQNVRFLFNGKGVGAYRAVAVAFVAGGALLHVDLVWQLADLFNGLMVIPNLVALWALNKVVVSHLAEFEQLLEKSVRD; encoded by the coding sequence ATGACAGCCCTCACCCAATGGGTCACGGACGTTAATAGCTTCCTCTGGGGAACGCTGTTCCTTATCCCGCTGCTCTGCGGCACCGGCCTCTTCTATACCCTGCGCCTGCGCTTTGTGCAGGTGCGCAAGTTCGGGCTCGCCCTGCGCTACCTCATGGGCGGCGCCAGCCTCTTCGGGCGCAGGGCCGACAAGAAGGGCATGAGCTCCTTCCAGGCGCTGGCCACGGCCATCGCCGCCCAGGTGGGCACCGGCAACGTGGCGGGCACGGCCACGGCCATGGTGCTCGGCGGCCCGGGCGCGCTCTTCTGGCTCTGGCTCGCGGCCTTTTTCGGCATGGCGACCATCTTCGCCGAGGCGGTGCTGGCCCAGGTCTACAAGACCACGGACAGCGAGGGCCATGTGGTGGGCGGCCCGGCCTGGTACATCACGCGCGGCATGGGCGAGAAATACCGGCCGCTCGCCGTGTTCTTCGCCATCGCCATCATCGTGGCCCTGGGCTGCATCGGCAACATGGTGCAATCCAACACCATCGCCGAGGCCTTCAACAGCGCGCTCGGCGTGGACAGGCTGGTGGTGGGCGTCATCGTGGCCGCGCTCGCGGGCCTCGTCTTCATCGGCGGCCTCGGCCGCATCGCCAGCGTGACGGAAAAACTCGTGCCCACCATGGCCATCCTCTATATCGCCGGCGGCACCTATGTGCTCGTGAGCCACGCGGGCGCCATCCTGCCCGCCTTCGGTCTCATTTTCGAGGCGGCCTTCCATCCGCAGGCCGTGCTCGGCGGCGCCGTGGGCATCAGCATCCGCGAGGCCATGCGCTACGGCGTGGCGCGCGGCCTCTTCGCCAACGAGGCCGGCATGGGCTCCACGCCCCACGCCCACGCGGTCGCCCGCGTGGAGCATCCCTGCCAGCAGGGCCTCGTCGCCATTTTCGGCGTGTTCACCACCTTTGTGATCATCACCTTCACGGCGCTCGTCATCCTCGTGTCCGGCGTGTTCGCGCCCGGCGCGGGCCAGGCCACGGGCATCCGCCTCACCCAGGCGGCCTACGCCGTGGACATGGGCGGCTTCGGCGGCATCTTCGTGGCCGTGTGCCTCTTTTTCTTCGCCTTTTCCACCATCGTGGGCTGGTACTTCTTCGGCGCGCAGAACGTGCGCTTCCTCTTTAACGGCAAGGGCGTGGGCGCGTACCGCGCGGTCGCCGTGGCCTTCGTGGCAGGCGGCGCCTTGCTGCACGTGGACCTCGTCTGGCAGCTCGCCGACCTCTTCAACGGCCTCATGGTCATCCCCAACCTCGTGGCGCTCTGGGCGCTGAACAAGGTGGTGGTGAGCCACCTCGCCGAGTTCGAGCAGCTGCTGGAGAAGTCGGTCAGGGACTAG
- the xsc gene encoding sulfoacetaldehyde acetyltransferase produces MPKMTPSEAMAEVLVEEGVTHVSGILGSAYMDLLDLFPAAGIDFISVRHEQTAGHMEDAYARMKGKAGVVIGQNGPGITNYVTAVATANMAHTPMIVISPSAGSASVGWDGFQECDTWDIFKPITKLSLRVPHPSRAADVLRTAFRAAYAMRGPVLVDIPRDYFYGEVNEEILKPSQYRVAPGGIGNPANFEEAVKVLKEAKNPVIVSGRGVVDADCVDVVAQLAKHLAAPVACSYLHNDAFPADNPLWCGPIGYMGSHAAMHLMEKADVILAIGSRLSYFGTLPQDGINYFPKTAKIVQIDINPMNIAKTHPITVGLCADAKDASVELLKQLRAAMPERDNAPVIAKVKAELDAWQKEIDAIANEPTQAGRMHPRKALEVVAKFIYDNDAIATTDIGNTSSTANSYLRFRHAKRDIATLTFGNTGFAYQAALGAQLYCKEAKMDNPVVSIAGDGAWGMSLFEVPTACQFDLPVIATVYNNGAWCAEKKNQVDFYNNRFVGADIWSKSYADIARAMGADGYTVNTQADLADALATAKKNRRPAVIEVMTDGTRLAPPFRRDALALPTRYLPKYEKLDKKYFPK; encoded by the coding sequence ATGCCCAAAATGACTCCCAGTGAGGCCATGGCCGAAGTCCTTGTGGAGGAAGGCGTCACCCATGTGAGCGGCATTCTTGGTTCCGCCTACATGGATCTGCTCGACCTCTTCCCGGCTGCCGGTATCGACTTCATCTCCGTGCGCCACGAGCAGACCGCCGGCCACATGGAAGACGCCTATGCCCGCATGAAGGGGAAGGCCGGCGTCGTCATCGGCCAGAACGGCCCCGGCATCACCAACTATGTGACCGCCGTGGCCACCGCCAACATGGCCCACACCCCCATGATCGTCATCTCCCCGAGCGCGGGTTCCGCCTCCGTGGGCTGGGACGGCTTCCAGGAATGCGACACCTGGGACATCTTCAAGCCCATCACCAAGCTCTCCCTGCGCGTGCCCCATCCGAGCCGCGCGGCCGACGTGCTGCGCACCGCCTTCCGCGCCGCCTACGCCATGCGCGGCCCGGTGCTCGTGGACATCCCGCGTGACTACTTCTACGGCGAAGTCAACGAGGAGATCCTCAAGCCCTCGCAGTACCGCGTGGCTCCCGGCGGCATCGGCAACCCGGCCAACTTCGAGGAAGCCGTCAAGGTGCTGAAGGAAGCCAAGAACCCGGTCATCGTCTCCGGCCGCGGCGTCGTCGACGCCGACTGCGTGGACGTGGTGGCCCAGCTCGCCAAGCACCTCGCCGCGCCCGTTGCCTGCAGCTACCTGCACAATGACGCCTTCCCGGCCGACAATCCGCTCTGGTGCGGCCCCATCGGCTACATGGGCTCCCATGCCGCCATGCACCTCATGGAGAAGGCCGACGTCATCCTCGCCATCGGCAGCCGCCTCTCCTACTTCGGCACCCTGCCGCAGGACGGCATCAACTACTTCCCCAAGACGGCCAAGATCGTCCAGATCGACATCAACCCCATGAACATCGCCAAGACCCACCCCATCACCGTGGGCCTCTGCGCCGATGCCAAGGACGCCTCCGTCGAACTGCTCAAGCAGCTCCGCGCGGCCATGCCCGAGCGCGACAACGCCCCGGTCATCGCCAAGGTCAAGGCCGAGCTGGACGCCTGGCAGAAAGAGATCGACGCCATCGCCAACGAGCCCACGCAGGCCGGCCGCATGCATCCCCGCAAGGCGCTGGAAGTGGTTGCCAAGTTCATCTATGACAACGACGCCATCGCCACCACCGACATCGGCAACACCTCCTCCACGGCCAACAGCTACCTCCGCTTCCGCCATGCCAAGCGCGACATCGCCACGCTGACCTTCGGCAACACGGGCTTCGCCTACCAGGCCGCCCTGGGCGCGCAGCTCTACTGCAAGGAAGCCAAGATGGACAACCCCGTGGTGTCCATCGCCGGCGACGGCGCGTGGGGCATGAGCCTCTTTGAAGTGCCCACCGCCTGCCAGTTTGACCTGCCGGTCATCGCCACCGTGTACAACAACGGTGCCTGGTGCGCCGAGAAGAAGAACCAGGTGGACTTCTACAACAACCGCTTCGTGGGCGCGGACATCTGGTCCAAGTCCTACGCGGACATCGCCCGCGCCATGGGCGCCGACGGCTACACCGTCAACACCCAGGCCGACCTCGCCGACGCCCTCGCCACGGCCAAGAAGAACCGCCGCCCGGCCGTCATCGAGGTCATGACCGACGGCACCCGCCTCGCGCCGCCCTTCCGCCGCGACGCCCTGGCGCTGCCCACCCGCTACCTGCCCAAGTACGAGAAGCTGGACAAGAAGTACTTCCCCAAGTAG
- a CDS encoding nicotinate-nicotinamide nucleotide adenylyltransferase, which yields MTRTEPAPRTPAPAPGRLLYGGTFDPPHRRHLEVAAAALRLLGGRVDGADFIPSARPPHKPGRGVLPFALRCALVEAALAQNGDRRLACNRMEGERQGPSYTWDTLAAFRAARPGVTPYFLLGGEDYALLPTWRRGLALPRLCSLVVAPRGDVAGAAAFRAVTRENWPDARELAPLRTGADNAPRMGLPGGGEAVLLPLAPEAVSSSGVRAAWLAGRAPEGVPEKVLQILDQHREAVAAAWREER from the coding sequence ATGACCCGGACCGAGCCGGCCCCGCGCACACCGGCCCCAGCGCCCGGGCGCCTGCTCTACGGCGGCACCTTCGACCCCCCGCACCGGCGGCACCTGGAAGTGGCCGCAGCGGCCCTGCGCCTCCTGGGCGGGCGCGTGGACGGCGCGGACTTTATCCCCAGCGCGCGGCCGCCGCACAAGCCCGGCCGTGGGGTGCTGCCCTTCGCCCTGCGCTGCGCCCTCGTGGAGGCGGCGCTGGCGCAGAACGGCGACCGGCGCCTCGCCTGCAACCGCATGGAGGGCGAGCGCCAGGGGCCGTCCTACACATGGGACACGCTGGCCGCCTTCCGCGCCGCCCGGCCCGGGGTGACGCCGTATTTCCTGCTCGGCGGCGAGGATTACGCGCTTTTGCCCACCTGGCGGCGCGGGCTCGCGCTGCCCCGCCTGTGCAGCCTCGTGGTGGCGCCGCGCGGCGATGTGGCCGGCGCCGCGGCCTTCCGGGCCGTGACGCGCGAGAACTGGCCCGACGCGCGGGAGCTGGCGCCCCTGCGCACAGGCGCGGACAATGCCCCGCGCATGGGGCTTCCGGGCGGGGGCGAGGCTGTCCTCCTGCCGCTGGCGCCCGAGGCCGTGAGCTCCTCCGGCGTCCGCGCGGCGTGGCTCGCGGGACGGGCGCCCGAAGGCGTGCCCGAAAAGGTTTTGCAGATTCTGGATCAACACCGGGAGGCGGTCGCCGCCGCCTGGAGGGAGGAGCGCTGA
- the phnX gene encoding phosphonoacetaldehyde hydrolase, protein MEQKPFVRRGRPYTGPVQAVILDWAGTAVDHGCRGPVAVFTRAFERFGLTPTTEEVRAPMGREKREHVAAMLAMPRLAALWKEKNGHAPDDADVSAVFGAVSELMPATLADYAEPVPGCVEAMARLRDMGVKVGSCTGYSRAMMENLLPRAAQAGYVPDCVVAADEVPAGRPWPWMCQQNCREMGVFPPEAVIKVGDTVADIEEGLNAGHWVAAVTRTSNALGLTAEEAAAMPPEELARREAELARGFREAGAHFVISSVAELPDLVEQVAERLRQGERPWK, encoded by the coding sequence ATGGAACAGAAACCCTTTGTGCGCCGCGGGCGCCCCTATACCGGGCCGGTGCAGGCCGTCATCCTCGACTGGGCGGGCACCGCCGTGGACCACGGCTGCCGCGGGCCGGTGGCCGTGTTCACCCGCGCCTTCGAACGCTTCGGGCTTACGCCCACCACGGAGGAGGTGCGCGCCCCCATGGGCCGCGAAAAGCGCGAGCACGTTGCCGCCATGCTGGCCATGCCGCGCCTTGCGGCCCTGTGGAAGGAAAAGAACGGCCACGCCCCCGACGACGCGGACGTGAGCGCCGTGTTCGGCGCGGTGAGCGAGCTCATGCCCGCAACGCTCGCCGACTATGCCGAGCCCGTGCCCGGCTGCGTGGAGGCCATGGCGCGCCTGCGCGACATGGGCGTGAAGGTGGGCTCCTGCACGGGCTACAGCCGCGCCATGATGGAGAACCTCTTGCCGCGCGCGGCACAGGCCGGCTATGTGCCCGACTGCGTGGTGGCCGCGGACGAGGTGCCGGCCGGGCGCCCGTGGCCGTGGATGTGCCAGCAGAATTGCCGGGAGATGGGCGTCTTCCCCCCCGAGGCGGTCATCAAGGTGGGCGACACCGTGGCCGACATCGAGGAAGGGCTTAACGCCGGCCACTGGGTGGCGGCTGTCACGCGCACGAGCAATGCCCTCGGGCTCACGGCCGAGGAGGCCGCGGCGATGCCGCCGGAAGAGCTGGCCCGCCGCGAGGCCGAACTCGCCCGCGGCTTCCGCGAGGCCGGGGCGCATTTTGTCATCTCCTCGGTGGCGGAACTCCCGGATCTGGTGGAGCAGGTCGCCGAGCGCCTGCGCCAGGGCGAGCGCCCCTGGAAGTAG
- a CDS encoding sigma-54 dependent transcriptional regulator yields MSNRRLLFLAPAQAVTSVFPQLRDAGYELGIAENLKGASVFIRKSGPDVIFARPSLPGFRVEDLLAVGAEDPNFPPVIIITDKGSPEEAERLMSLGARDYWMEPLDVERIMAVAREPRKAAPVPASTTLGGHKPAPGEGAPKIVGSHPAIGRVLRLARQVAPSKATVLITGESGTGKEMFARYLHAMSKRARGPFVAVNCAALPEHLLESELFGHEKGAFTGAIARKLGRFELASGGTILLDEISEMDLALQAKLLRVLQEGEIDRVGGSETVRVDVRVLATTNRDLEDWVKQGKFRQDLYFRLNVIPLRLPALRERGDDVLDLARFFVDMYVREYGLSPTPLSDAAVAWLRNYGFPGNVRELQNLMERAVLLANGRPIEPAHFLLENDEWPLFAEEGEEEAALPEGNAAGALPVGAPVSDAAPASAAGTPAAAPASGGAQPASGASHLAGPVIPLHEMERIMIAKGLEATAGNRTQAAELLGISVRTLRNKLNEYRAQGHAID; encoded by the coding sequence ATGTCCAACCGCCGCCTGCTCTTTCTCGCGCCCGCCCAGGCCGTGACCTCCGTGTTCCCGCAATTGCGGGACGCGGGCTATGAGCTTGGCATCGCTGAAAATCTCAAGGGGGCGTCGGTCTTCATCCGCAAGTCGGGGCCCGATGTCATCTTCGCCAGGCCGAGCCTCCCCGGCTTCCGCGTGGAGGACCTTCTGGCCGTGGGCGCGGAAGACCCCAACTTCCCGCCGGTCATCATCATCACCGACAAAGGGAGTCCCGAGGAGGCCGAGCGCCTCATGAGCCTCGGCGCCCGGGACTACTGGATGGAGCCGCTGGACGTGGAGCGCATCATGGCCGTGGCGCGCGAGCCGCGCAAGGCCGCGCCCGTGCCGGCCTCGACCACCCTGGGGGGCCACAAGCCCGCGCCCGGCGAGGGCGCGCCCAAGATCGTGGGCAGCCACCCGGCCATCGGGCGCGTGCTCAGGCTGGCGCGGCAGGTGGCGCCCTCCAAGGCCACGGTGCTCATCACCGGCGAGTCGGGCACGGGCAAGGAAATGTTCGCCCGCTACCTGCACGCCATGAGCAAGCGCGCGCGGGGGCCCTTCGTGGCCGTCAACTGCGCGGCGCTCCCCGAGCATCTTTTGGAAAGCGAGCTCTTCGGCCACGAGAAGGGCGCCTTCACCGGCGCCATCGCGCGCAAGCTCGGCCGTTTCGAGCTCGCGAGCGGCGGCACCATCCTCCTTGACGAAATTTCGGAGATGGACCTCGCCCTGCAGGCCAAGCTCCTGCGCGTGCTCCAGGAGGGCGAAATCGACCGCGTGGGCGGCTCGGAGACCGTGCGCGTGGACGTGCGCGTGCTCGCCACCACCAACCGCGACCTCGAGGACTGGGTCAAGCAGGGCAAGTTCAGGCAGGACCTGTATTTCCGCCTCAATGTCATCCCCCTGCGCCTGCCCGCCCTGCGCGAGCGCGGCGACGACGTGCTCGACCTCGCGCGCTTCTTCGTGGACATGTACGTGCGCGAATACGGCCTTTCCCCCACGCCGCTTTCGGACGCGGCCGTGGCGTGGCTGCGCAATTACGGCTTCCCGGGCAATGTGCGCGAATTGCAGAACCTCATGGAGCGCGCCGTGCTGCTCGCCAACGGCCGGCCCATCGAGCCCGCGCATTTCCTGCTTGAAAACGACGAGTGGCCGCTCTTCGCCGAGGAGGGCGAGGAGGAGGCGGCCCTGCCCGAGGGCAATGCCGCCGGGGCCCTCCCGGTGGGTGCGCCTGTCTCCGACGCCGCCCCGGCAAGCGCTGCGGGAACTCCCGCGGCGGCTCCGGCTTCCGGCGGCGCGCAGCCCGCGTCCGGCGCCTCGCACCTGGCGGGCCCGGTCATCCCGCTGCACGAGATGGAGCGGATCATGATCGCCAAGGGCCTCGAGGCCACGGCGGGCAACCGTACCCAGGCGGCGGAGCTGCTCGGCATTTCCGTGCGGACCCTGCGCAACAAGCTCAACGAGTACCGCGCGCAGGGCCACGCCATTGACTGA
- a CDS encoding tetratricopeptide repeat protein: MLKVAPKELRENIARANGYLRRNEVTRALTAMSAALRQYSGVQLMRGPRAEMDIQICEFLNALTHHQAMQTLLDPTRSGKPRPIPYQQGKEAALATVLEGLARIMINEAEEKIRREADARLERKKTLIETGVQLLNEGQYAKGRAFLKRVAEEFSEEEGIRVQLGQIFAAAGQLAEAAEMYEESMQVEPRASAAYTGAVNAWTELREYERAEKVYMAILRTFGGHPNTFGKMAKMYWDWRKRDKAEELALRALQGDPNQPEANEVMQALSARR; this comes from the coding sequence ATGCTCAAGGTCGCCCCCAAGGAACTCCGCGAAAATATCGCCCGCGCCAACGGCTACCTCAGGCGCAACGAGGTCACGCGCGCCCTCACGGCCATGAGCGCGGCCCTCCGGCAATATTCGGGCGTGCAGCTCATGCGCGGCCCGCGCGCGGAAATGGACATCCAGATCTGCGAATTCCTCAACGCCCTCACCCACCACCAGGCCATGCAGACCCTGCTCGATCCCACGCGCAGCGGCAAGCCCCGGCCCATTCCTTACCAGCAGGGCAAGGAGGCGGCCCTCGCCACCGTGCTCGAGGGGCTGGCCAGGATCATGATCAACGAGGCCGAGGAGAAGATCCGCCGGGAGGCCGACGCGCGCCTCGAGCGCAAGAAGACCCTCATCGAGACCGGCGTGCAATTACTCAACGAGGGCCAGTACGCCAAGGGACGGGCCTTCCTGAAGCGCGTGGCCGAGGAGTTCAGCGAGGAGGAGGGCATCCGCGTCCAGCTCGGGCAAATCTTCGCGGCCGCGGGCCAGCTTGCAGAAGCGGCGGAAATGTATGAGGAATCCATGCAGGTCGAGCCCCGAGCCTCGGCCGCCTACACCGGCGCCGTCAACGCCTGGACTGAGCTTCGCGAATACGAGCGCGCCGAGAAGGTCTACATGGCCATTTTGCGCACCTTCGGCGGCCATCCCAACACCTTCGGCAAGATGGCCAAGATGTACTGGGACTGGCGCAAGCGCGACAAGGCCGAAGAGCTCGCGCTGCGCGCGCTCCAGGGCGACCCCAACCAGCCCGAGGCCAACGAGGTGATGCAGGCGCTTTCCGCCCGGCGCTGA
- a CDS encoding PxxKW family cysteine-rich protein yields MAPLQNAVKTAEGVVVNGFVVSPCVEQCDGCERQREFDDQKYCSSYPDPARKWAGGRCNFATHVKVQAAAAAKVNPLKASKRAAKGR; encoded by the coding sequence ATGGCTCCCCTGCAGAATGCCGTCAAGACTGCCGAAGGCGTCGTCGTCAACGGTTTTGTGGTCTCCCCCTGTGTGGAACAGTGCGACGGCTGCGAGCGCCAGCGCGAGTTCGACGACCAGAAATACTGCTCGAGCTATCCCGACCCGGCCCGCAAGTGGGCGGGCGGCCGCTGCAATTTCGCCACCCACGTGAAGGTGCAGGCCGCGGCCGCCGCCAAGGTCAACCCGCTCAAGGCCTCCAAGCGCGCCGCCAAGGGCCGCTAG
- a CDS encoding M20 family metallo-hydrolase: MSQRDALARHLLAQHERAATLEAELTALPALGPENGGEGEGEKAAFIEGLLAACNINDVRRVDSQDARVACGFRPNIVARVPGESPRTLWLFGHMDVVPAGDPAAWSSDPWRVRREGDLIHGRGVEDNQQAVTGMLLLAEALAATGTTPRQSLGLVFMADEECGSRHGLAHVLDAEPKWFSPEDWYLVPDAGSPQGDAVEMAEKGQLWLKVLTEGKQCHASTPGEGVNAFLAGAEAAVALHDGLATTFPEQDALFRPPVSTFEPTRHEANVDAINILPGRDVFFLDCRLLPAVAAEAVLARAREIAAGVAARRGVKIEVEVEHAQAPSLTRPDLPGDAPLFPALADAVEAVYHVRPKPVGIGGATVAALLRARGLPAVVWSRIFNTCHQPDERASLAHICGDAAVFGRLLMAHAPKPGSHGAHA, from the coding sequence ATGAGCCAGCGCGACGCGCTTGCGCGCCATCTCCTCGCCCAGCACGAGCGGGCGGCCACCCTTGAAGCCGAGCTCACGGCGCTCCCCGCCCTTGGGCCGGAAAACGGCGGCGAGGGCGAGGGCGAAAAAGCCGCCTTCATCGAAGGCCTGCTTGCGGCCTGCAATATTAACGACGTGCGCCGCGTGGATTCGCAAGACGCCCGCGTGGCCTGCGGCTTCCGGCCCAACATCGTGGCCCGCGTGCCCGGCGAGAGCCCCCGCACCCTCTGGCTCTTCGGGCACATGGATGTGGTGCCCGCGGGCGACCCCGCAGCCTGGAGCTCCGACCCCTGGCGCGTGCGCCGCGAGGGCGACCTCATCCACGGCCGCGGCGTGGAAGACAACCAGCAGGCCGTGACCGGCATGCTGCTCCTCGCGGAGGCGCTTGCCGCCACGGGCACCACGCCGCGCCAGAGCCTCGGGCTCGTCTTCATGGCCGACGAGGAATGCGGCAGCCGCCACGGACTCGCCCATGTGCTCGATGCCGAACCCAAGTGGTTCAGCCCCGAGGACTGGTACCTCGTGCCGGACGCCGGCTCGCCTCAGGGCGACGCCGTGGAGATGGCGGAAAAGGGCCAGCTCTGGCTCAAGGTGCTGACCGAAGGGAAACAGTGCCACGCCTCCACGCCGGGAGAGGGCGTCAACGCCTTTCTCGCCGGCGCCGAGGCCGCCGTGGCCCTGCATGACGGGCTCGCCACCACCTTCCCGGAGCAGGACGCCCTGTTCCGGCCGCCGGTCTCCACCTTCGAGCCCACGCGCCACGAGGCCAATGTGGACGCCATCAATATCCTGCCCGGGCGGGACGTGTTCTTTCTCGATTGCCGGCTGCTCCCGGCAGTGGCCGCCGAGGCCGTGCTCGCCCGCGCAAGGGAGATCGCGGCCGGAGTGGCCGCCCGGCGCGGCGTGAAGATCGAGGTGGAGGTGGAGCACGCCCAGGCCCCGTCCCTGACGCGGCCCGACCTGCCCGGCGACGCCCCGCTGTTCCCGGCTCTCGCGGACGCCGTGGAGGCCGTCTACCATGTGCGCCCCAAGCCCGTGGGCATCGGCGGCGCCACCGTTGCCGCGCTGCTGCGGGCCCGGGGGCTGCCGGCGGTGGTGTGGTCGCGCATTTTCAACACCTGCCACCAGCCCGACGAGCGCGCCTCCCTCGCGCACATCTGCGGTGACGCGGCCGTGTTCGGCCGCCTGCTCATGGCCCATGCCCCGAAGCCCGGGAGCCACGGCGCCCATGCCTGA